One genomic region from Haloarcula taiwanensis encodes:
- a CDS encoding hybrid sensor histidine kinase/response regulator, with the protein MTEALRGRHPGRETDVVGDRIRVLHIDDDPDFVAVAADSLEAADDRISVETATSARDGLDRLAENGFDAVVSDYDMPRMNGIELLDAIRETNPDLPFILFTGKGSEEVASEAISMGVTDYLQKSFGVEVYELLANRIENAVSEYRAKRQAAESERRVRELTEATNDILWEFTADLSEVLVINSAYEDIWGRSVTKLRDNPYDFLNGIHPEDRERMKDAMQCLINGESADVECRVNEAEEYQRWVWIQGEPITNDAGEIVRVAGFARDITERRNRERELEATKNQLAEHNQTLRTLYEISADPDATLDEKIQAVLDLGRERLGTAGAFLSSNDTDRNEFTIRYASGSDERLKPGTVTPLSESYYRKMADTEGIMAIAEASEEGWVSDPAYERWEFETYISGEVRVYDTYSGTLCFVDRSPRETPFTEDEKTFVHLAAQWVSYELERQQREERLERYKKYTDDMLDAIDDVFYVLDSDGHFRRWNESLLNVTGYSAAEVAGAHGADFFPEEHRDVVLAAIESVFEGDTTRVEVPFITKSGDRIPYEFTATRVEDPDGNPMLAGIGRDITDRKAREQELTRTKELLDQAQRIASVGGWEVDVTTDPPAMTVTREFYRIHELPPDDELTLESIIDLYHTDDRDTIRAEFQRAIETAEGYDMEVRTGDDDNYRWVRALCEPVTENGDVVKLRGSVQDITDRKLRERELEEARERMEIALETTNAVVWDREFESGDLAYYPGSETLYGTDIESLDEFLPMVHPEDQADVAARIESATETGMYEAEFRIVREGEIRWMEAKGRVESDGDGTPVRAIGIDRDITERKRREQELEETNERLEEFTSIVSHDLRNPLSVAEGRIELARQEDSSEHLDSASDALARMRTLIDDLLAAARDEQSVDADVVALADTAEQCWHNVETGGAELTVEADAVIRADGSRLEQLLENLFSNSVEHGGDDVTVTIGGLENGFYVEDDGDGIDEENRSRVFETGYSTSDDGTGFGLWIVAEIADAHDWTVTIDEGSEGGARFEITGVDIVE; encoded by the coding sequence ATGACTGAGGCGCTCCGCGGCCGGCACCCGGGCCGGGAAACCGATGTCGTCGGCGACCGGATTCGGGTGTTACACATCGACGACGACCCCGACTTCGTGGCTGTCGCAGCGGATTCCCTAGAGGCCGCGGATGACCGGATCTCCGTCGAAACCGCGACCAGCGCACGGGACGGACTCGACCGACTCGCGGAAAACGGGTTCGACGCTGTCGTCTCCGACTACGATATGCCGAGGATGAACGGCATCGAACTGCTCGATGCGATTCGGGAGACGAACCCAGATCTGCCGTTCATTCTGTTCACCGGGAAAGGGAGCGAAGAGGTAGCCAGCGAGGCGATCTCGATGGGCGTTACCGACTATCTGCAGAAGTCGTTCGGCGTCGAGGTGTACGAACTGCTGGCCAACCGCATCGAAAACGCGGTCTCCGAGTACCGCGCGAAGCGACAGGCCGCCGAGTCAGAGCGCCGCGTCCGAGAACTCACGGAAGCAACCAACGATATCCTCTGGGAGTTTACCGCCGACTTGAGCGAGGTCCTTGTTATCAACTCCGCCTACGAGGACATCTGGGGGCGGTCAGTGACCAAGCTCCGTGACAACCCGTACGACTTCCTGAATGGGATCCACCCTGAGGACCGCGAGCGGATGAAAGACGCGATGCAGTGCCTCATCAACGGCGAGTCGGCCGATGTCGAATGCCGCGTCAACGAAGCGGAGGAGTACCAGCGCTGGGTCTGGATACAGGGTGAGCCGATCACCAACGACGCCGGTGAGATAGTTCGCGTGGCCGGCTTCGCTCGTGATATCACCGAGCGGCGGAACCGCGAGCGTGAACTCGAAGCCACAAAGAACCAGCTCGCGGAGCACAACCAGACGCTCCGGACGCTCTACGAGATCAGCGCCGACCCCGACGCTACCCTCGATGAGAAGATCCAGGCGGTTCTGGACCTGGGCCGGGAGCGCCTCGGGACCGCCGGCGCGTTCCTGTCTTCGAACGATACTGACCGCAACGAGTTCACCATCCGCTATGCGAGCGGGAGTGACGAGCGGCTCAAACCGGGAACAGTCACGCCGCTGTCGGAGTCGTACTACCGGAAGATGGCCGACACAGAGGGCATCATGGCAATCGCAGAAGCGTCCGAGGAGGGCTGGGTGTCCGACCCGGCATACGAGCGCTGGGAGTTCGAGACGTACATCAGCGGCGAGGTCCGTGTCTATGACACGTATTCGGGGACGCTCTGTTTCGTCGACCGATCGCCCCGCGAGACACCCTTCACCGAGGATGAGAAGACGTTCGTTCATCTCGCGGCGCAGTGGGTGAGCTACGAACTCGAACGGCAGCAACGCGAGGAGCGCCTCGAACGGTACAAGAAGTACACCGACGACATGCTGGATGCTATCGACGACGTGTTCTACGTCCTCGACAGCGACGGCCACTTCCGGCGCTGGAACGAGAGTCTGCTCAACGTGACCGGCTACTCGGCCGCGGAAGTAGCCGGGGCCCACGGAGCCGATTTCTTCCCGGAAGAGCATCGAGATGTTGTTCTAGCCGCGATCGAATCGGTGTTCGAGGGAGACACCACCCGCGTGGAGGTCCCGTTTATTACTAAATCCGGAGACCGGATTCCCTACGAGTTCACAGCAACCCGCGTCGAGGACCCCGACGGAAATCCGATGCTGGCCGGCATCGGCCGGGACATTACCGACCGAAAAGCACGCGAGCAGGAGCTTACGCGGACGAAGGAGCTCCTCGACCAGGCACAACGGATTGCAAGCGTCGGCGGCTGGGAGGTAGACGTGACAACCGATCCGCCGGCGATGACAGTGACACGCGAGTTCTACCGGATACACGAACTGCCTCCGGACGACGAACTGACCCTCGAATCCATCATCGACCTGTACCACACCGATGACAGAGACACTATCAGGGCGGAGTTCCAGCGGGCGATAGAAACGGCCGAGGGGTACGATATGGAGGTGCGTACAGGCGACGACGACAACTACCGGTGGGTCCGCGCGCTGTGTGAGCCAGTCACCGAGAACGGCGACGTTGTCAAGCTCCGGGGCTCGGTCCAGGACATCACCGACCGAAAACTGCGGGAGCGCGAACTGGAGGAGGCGCGCGAGCGGATGGAGATCGCGCTAGAAACCACCAATGCGGTCGTCTGGGACCGCGAGTTCGAGTCCGGCGACCTGGCGTACTACCCCGGGTCGGAGACGCTGTATGGTACTGACATCGAGTCGCTGGACGAGTTTCTACCGATGGTCCACCCAGAGGACCAGGCGGACGTGGCGGCCCGCATCGAATCGGCAACCGAGACCGGCATGTACGAAGCCGAGTTCCGAATCGTCCGTGAGGGTGAGATTCGGTGGATGGAAGCAAAGGGCCGCGTCGAATCCGACGGCGACGGGACGCCGGTCCGGGCAATCGGTATCGACCGAGACATCACCGAGCGCAAGCGCCGCGAGCAGGAACTGGAGGAGACGAACGAACGCCTCGAAGAGTTCACTAGCATCGTCAGCCACGACCTCAGGAACCCACTCTCCGTCGCCGAGGGCCGAATCGAACTGGCCCGGCAAGAGGACAGCAGCGAACACCTCGACAGCGCCAGCGACGCGCTCGCGCGGATGCGGACACTCATTGACGACCTGCTCGCGGCCGCACGCGACGAGCAGTCGGTTGATGCCGACGTCGTGGCGCTTGCGGACACGGCCGAGCAGTGCTGGCACAACGTCGAAACCGGCGGCGCTGAACTTACTGTCGAGGCCGACGCTGTCATTCGTGCCGACGGAAGCCGACTGGAACAACTGCTCGAAAACCTGTTCAGCAACAGTGTCGAACACGGCGGCGATGACGTGACAGTCACCATCGGAGGGCTTGAGAACGGCTTCTACGTCGAGGACGACGGCGATGGTATCGACGAGGAAAACCGATCGCGCGTGTTCGAGACGGGCTACTCGACATCGGACGACGGCACTGGCTTCGGGCTCTGGATCGTCGCGGAGATCGCCGACGCCCACGACTGGACGGTGACCATCGACGAGGGGAGCGAGGGCGGCGCACGGTTCGAGATTACCGGTGTCGATATCGTGGAGTGA
- a CDS encoding cobalt ABC transporter permease, whose translation MLSYRPGSTFAHRLDPRSKLLVQFGLAIAAVSHPTLPWLVGTTAFALCTLAAAQLSPLAVLRSYRVVLLVLALAPFIAGVALGPPWFRVDPALRSALHVGRILPVLLVSAAYLTSTPVRDTRAAVQRLIPGKPGQILGIGMALVVRLFPLVLADVREVRDAIHARGGEARPLRDRARLLAVRSLERTLDRSDRLSVALRARCFAWNPTLPPLSFDRRDYPVLAIGIALAVSPLAPV comes from the coding sequence ATGTTGAGCTACCGACCCGGCTCGACGTTTGCGCATCGGCTGGACCCGCGGTCGAAGCTGCTGGTCCAGTTCGGGCTCGCCATCGCCGCGGTCTCGCACCCCACCCTCCCGTGGCTCGTCGGGACGACCGCGTTCGCGCTGTGTACGCTCGCGGCGGCCCAGCTCTCGCCACTGGCCGTCCTGCGCTCGTATCGGGTCGTCCTTCTCGTGTTGGCGCTGGCCCCGTTCATCGCTGGCGTGGCGCTCGGCCCGCCGTGGTTTCGGGTCGACCCGGCGCTGCGCTCGGCGTTGCACGTCGGGCGTATTCTCCCGGTGTTGCTCGTCAGCGCCGCCTACCTCACGTCGACGCCGGTCCGGGACACCCGGGCGGCGGTCCAGCGACTGATTCCCGGCAAGCCCGGCCAGATTCTCGGCATCGGGATGGCGCTCGTCGTCCGGTTGTTCCCGCTGGTGCTCGCTGACGTGCGGGAAGTCCGGGACGCCATACACGCTCGTGGCGGCGAGGCCCGCCCGTTACGGGACCGCGCTCGGCTGCTCGCTGTCCGGTCGCTGGAACGCACGCTCGACCGCTCGGACCGGCTCTCAGTCGCCCTCCGGGCCCGTTGTTTCGCGTGGAACCCGACGCTTCCGCCGCTTTCCTTCGACCGTCGTGACTACCCGGTGCTCGCCATCGGTATCGCGCTGGCGGTGTCGCCGCTCGCCCCGGTGTAG